A genomic region of Thermodesulfovibrio aggregans contains the following coding sequences:
- a CDS encoding DUF4197 domain-containing protein gives MRLTIFSLFLLLFCINSVEASFLEDFFKGVQLPQQSREDSDTTIAGLKEALSIGTNNAVLSVSKVDGYFKNEAIKILLPKNIQNIANILSKIGYQKEVDEFILSMNRAAEKAAPKAKDIFITAIKDMTIEDAIKILHGGDTAATDYFKSKTFDKLYEAFKPIISKSMNDVGTTRAYKNMTEKYISAVPFSGLESFDLDHYVTTKALDGLFYMIALEEKKIRTDPAARVTELLRKVFGRE, from the coding sequence ATGAGACTAACTATTTTTTCACTATTTTTGCTTTTATTTTGTATTAACTCTGTAGAGGCAAGTTTTCTGGAGGACTTTTTTAAAGGAGTGCAGTTGCCTCAGCAGAGTCGTGAAGACAGTGATACAACAATTGCAGGGCTTAAAGAAGCTTTATCTATCGGCACAAACAATGCAGTTTTATCAGTTTCAAAAGTTGATGGATATTTCAAAAACGAAGCAATCAAAATTCTGCTACCAAAAAATATTCAGAATATAGCAAACATATTAAGTAAAATAGGTTATCAGAAAGAGGTTGATGAGTTTATTTTAAGTATGAATAGAGCAGCTGAAAAAGCAGCACCAAAAGCAAAAGATATTTTTATTACCGCAATAAAAGATATGACAATAGAGGATGCTATTAAAATTTTACATGGAGGAGATACGGCAGCAACAGATTATTTCAAGTCAAAGACCTTTGATAAACTCTATGAAGCCTTTAAACCAATAATTTCCAAAAGCATGAATGATGTTGGAACTACAAGAGCTTATAAAAACATGACAGAAAAATACATATCCGCTGTTCCTTTTTCTGGTTTAGAAAGCTTTGACCTTGACCATTATGTCACAACCAAAGCTCTGGACGGTCTTTTTTATATGATAGCTTTAGAGGAAAAAAAGATCAGAACAGATCCTGCTGCAAGAGTAACAGAGCTTTTGAGGAAAGTATTCGGTAGAGAGTAA
- a CDS encoding CsgE family curli-type amyloid fiber assembly protein codes for MIRQLQIFLCVTLLLILSFSVSSAQIQGLIIDKTKTKIGRDFYELFYLTLEPLMGIDGKFDITVDEIVDPQFGSRVTVSINDNVVYQNFVSSRYDDIEEKVKEATQIVNYFFQNWKEYEKYLEEENKIR; via the coding sequence GTGATTAGGCAATTACAAATATTTTTATGTGTAACATTATTGCTTATACTTAGCTTTTCTGTATCTTCAGCCCAGATACAAGGATTAATTATTGATAAAACAAAGACCAAAATTGGAAGAGATTTTTACGAACTCTTTTATCTTACATTAGAACCTTTAATGGGTATTGACGGCAAGTTTGATATTACTGTGGATGAAATAGTAGACCCTCAATTTGGTAGCAGAGTGACAGTTTCAATTAATGACAATGTTGTATATCAAAACTTTGTAAGTTCAAGATATGATGATATAGAAGAAAAAGTTAAAGAAGCAACTCAGATAGTTAATTATTTTTTTCAAAACTGGAAAGAATACGAGAAATATTTAGAGGAAGAAAACAAAATTAGATAG
- the prxU gene encoding thioredoxin-dependent peroxiredoxin (Most members of this family contain a selenocysteine.), translating into MPEELKVGCARPTGGPVGEEPLKKESDEVSTKEKEVKSMIMVGRKAPDFIAPAYYKGKFVNVKLSDYLGKWVLLCFYPGDFTFVUATEISAVAEKYNEFKKLGVEVLSMSIDSIFVHKMWNDHELSKMVKGGVPFPMLSDAGGKVGTIYGVYDENAGVETRGRFIIDPDGVIQGYEILTPPVGRNVLETIRQIQAFQHVRKSKGTEATPSGWKPGKATLKPGPDLVGKVWEVWKTKEAFD; encoded by the coding sequence ATGCCCGAAGAATTAAAAGTTGGTTGTGCAAGACCTACAGGTGGTCCTGTAGGGGAAGAACCATTAAAGAAAGAATCTGATGAAGTTTCAACAAAAGAGAAGGAGGTGAAAAGTATGATTATGGTGGGTAGAAAAGCACCAGATTTTATAGCTCCTGCCTATTACAAGGGCAAATTCGTTAATGTTAAACTCTCTGATTATCTTGGTAAATGGGTTTTATTATGTTTTTATCCAGGAGATTTTACCTTTGTTTGAGCTACAGAAATTTCAGCAGTTGCTGAAAAATACAATGAATTCAAAAAGCTTGGTGTTGAAGTATTATCAATGAGTATTGATAGCATATTTGTTCATAAAATGTGGAATGACCATGAATTAAGTAAAATGGTTAAAGGCGGAGTTCCCTTCCCCATGTTATCAGATGCTGGAGGGAAAGTAGGTACAATATACGGAGTTTATGATGAAAACGCAGGAGTTGAGACAAGGGGAAGATTTATTATAGATCCAGACGGAGTTATTCAGGGATATGAAATTCTTACCCCTCCTGTTGGAAGAAATGTGCTTGAAACTATAAGACAAATACAGGCTTTTCAACATGTAAGAAAGTCAAAAGGTACAGAAGCAACTCCTTCAGGATGGAAACCAGGGAAAGCTACTTTAAAACCCGGTCCAGACCTTGTTGGAAAAGTTTGGGAAGTGTGGAAAACAAAAGAAGCCTTTGATTAA
- a CDS encoding glycosyl hydrolase family 8 has product MKAKDRLLLIFMILLFCELTFADMLSERWNYYKKTFISDDGRILDLQNNSISHSEGQGYGLLLSVLFDDRETFEKVWKWTKFNLQTRKGDNLLAWSWGKHISGKWTVLDYNNATDGDSLIAYALCLAGKRWGKSEYLEEAKKIIRDIREFLIVKKDDNLYLLPGYYGFYREDSLILNPSYYVLPAYKVFAKVEERNFWENFYSESVSFLEKISFGQYGLPPDWIILKNNDISIFSEKTNTFGFEAIRVLLYSVMADEWRIVGKFKKFLSLIENVNYVPQDIDLKEEKISSQDGMAMHYLIVSALAKKLGKNELAEALKSRGLKKLEEEKNYYSYTLSLIVLKEEER; this is encoded by the coding sequence GTGAAAGCGAAAGATAGGTTACTTTTGATTTTTATGATTCTTTTATTCTGTGAACTGACATTTGCAGACATGCTTTCTGAAAGGTGGAATTATTATAAAAAAACTTTCATCTCAGATGATGGAAGAATCCTTGACTTACAGAACAACTCTATAAGCCATTCAGAAGGACAGGGATATGGATTACTGCTTAGTGTTTTATTTGATGACAGAGAAACCTTTGAAAAAGTCTGGAAATGGACAAAGTTTAATCTTCAAACGAGAAAAGGTGACAATCTTCTTGCATGGAGTTGGGGGAAACATATATCAGGCAAATGGACTGTATTAGACTATAACAATGCTACTGATGGCGATAGCCTCATTGCCTATGCTTTATGTCTTGCTGGTAAAAGATGGGGCAAGTCCGAATACTTAGAGGAAGCCAAAAAGATTATCAGAGACATAAGGGAGTTTCTCATAGTAAAAAAAGATGACAACTTATATCTTTTACCCGGATACTATGGCTTTTACAGAGAAGACTCATTAATTTTAAATCCCTCTTATTATGTTCTTCCTGCCTATAAGGTTTTTGCTAAAGTTGAGGAGAGAAATTTCTGGGAAAATTTTTATTCTGAAAGTGTAAGTTTTCTTGAAAAAATCAGTTTTGGACAATACGGGCTTCCTCCTGACTGGATAATTTTAAAAAACAACGATATCTCCATTTTCTCTGAAAAAACAAATACCTTTGGCTTTGAGGCAATCAGAGTATTACTTTATTCAGTAATGGCAGATGAATGGCGAATTGTGGGGAAATTCAAGAAATTCCTCAGTTTAATTGAGAATGTTAACTATGTTCCTCAAGACATTGACCTTAAAGAAGAAAAGATTTCATCGCAGGATGGAATGGCAATGCATTATCTAATAGTATCAGCTCTGGCAAAAAAACTTGGTAAAAATGAGCTGGCTGAGGCATTAAAAAGCAGAGGATTAAAAAAATTAGAAGAGGAGAAAAACTATTATTCCTATACCCTTTCCCTGATAGTGCTTAAAGAGGAGGAGAGATGA
- a CDS encoding ABC transporter permease yields the protein MKIPVSIPAETFKIRAIDMVVFFFILVILSFVIYIASQWSTPYDRTVEINLNPSNIPAYAIQSLARIFSAYILSLLFSIWYGYTASRSKLHEKIMIPLLDILQSIPVLSFLPGVVLAMIALFPGKRIGLELACVLLIFTGQVWNMTFSFYHSINTIPKELREVVKVFKMNKFSKFLRLDLPFSAIGLIWNSMMSVAGGWFFLMACEMFILEDKDFRLPGIGSYIQTAANQGNIECVIYGLGTMIVLIIILDLFVWRPLIVWSQRFRLESVPPEDERESFVLNLFSGSVFIKKFGEFISSTINKIEKLSYRKFAFSENTFINNLSKLLGIASLIVIFIAIIWALFKSSYLFLSVNLNDIITIIKASFYSLLRVSVALLIALAWTLPVGVYIGLNPKAAKILQGIVQIAASVPATAVFPVILLFLIKLGGGLDIGAIFLMLLGTQWYLLFNIIAGASAIPKDLIDISRAYGIKGFRRWKTLILPGIFPYLITGLITASGGAWNATIVSEYVSFGGEIIHTTGLGALISQSSASGNFGLLLFSTCFMSMIVVCINRFLWKRLFILAKNKYTLD from the coding sequence ATGAAGATACCTGTTTCTATTCCTGCTGAAACATTCAAAATACGGGCAATTGATATGGTTGTCTTTTTCTTTATTTTGGTAATTCTATCTTTTGTTATATATATTGCCTCTCAATGGAGCACACCCTATGACAGAACAGTAGAGATAAATCTCAACCCGTCAAATATTCCAGCCTATGCAATTCAGTCTCTCGCAAGAATTTTTTCAGCCTATATACTTTCACTATTATTTTCTATATGGTATGGATATACAGCTTCAAGAAGTAAGCTGCATGAAAAGATAATGATTCCCCTTCTTGATATTCTTCAATCCATTCCTGTGCTTTCTTTTTTGCCGGGTGTTGTCTTAGCAATGATAGCTCTCTTCCCGGGAAAAAGAATTGGGCTTGAACTTGCCTGTGTTCTTCTTATTTTTACTGGACAGGTATGGAATATGACTTTTAGCTTTTATCACTCAATAAATACAATTCCAAAGGAATTAAGAGAAGTAGTGAAAGTTTTTAAAATGAACAAGTTTTCAAAATTTTTAAGACTTGATCTTCCCTTCAGCGCAATAGGACTCATCTGGAACAGCATGATGAGTGTGGCAGGAGGGTGGTTTTTTCTTATGGCATGTGAGATGTTCATCCTTGAAGATAAAGATTTTCGTCTTCCAGGAATTGGATCTTATATTCAAACAGCAGCAAACCAGGGAAACATTGAGTGTGTGATCTACGGACTTGGCACAATGATAGTTTTGATAATTATTCTTGACCTTTTTGTATGGAGACCTCTTATTGTCTGGTCTCAGAGATTTAGACTGGAATCTGTCCCTCCAGAAGATGAAAGAGAATCTTTTGTACTTAATCTCTTTTCGGGTTCTGTTTTTATTAAAAAATTTGGAGAATTTATCAGTAGTACGATTAATAAAATAGAAAAATTAAGTTATAGAAAATTTGCTTTTTCGGAAAATACATTTATTAATAATTTAAGCAAACTCTTAGGAATTGCCTCTTTAATAGTTATCTTTATAGCAATTATATGGGCTCTTTTTAAGTCTTCTTATCTATTTTTATCAGTCAATCTAAATGATATCATAACCATAATAAAAGCCTCCTTTTATTCATTGTTGAGAGTTTCAGTGGCTCTATTAATTGCTCTTGCATGGACTCTTCCAGTTGGTGTTTACATTGGATTGAATCCTAAAGCTGCCAAAATCCTGCAAGGAATTGTTCAGATAGCAGCAAGTGTGCCTGCCACAGCAGTTTTTCCTGTTATACTCTTGTTTCTAATTAAACTTGGTGGAGGACTCGATATAGGTGCTATATTTCTTATGCTTCTTGGAACCCAGTGGTATCTTCTTTTTAACATAATTGCTGGAGCAAGCGCTATTCCAAAAGACTTAATTGATATCTCTCGAGCTTATGGAATTAAAGGATTCAGAAGATGGAAAACCCTTATACTTCCAGGAATTTTTCCCTATCTTATTACAGGACTGATTACTGCAAGCGGAGGAGCATGGAATGCCACAATTGTAAGTGAATATGTTTCTTTTGGTGGTGAAATTATCCATACCACAGGACTTGGTGCATTGATAAGTCAATCTTCTGCTTCTGGAAATTTTGGACTTTTACTATTCTCCACATGCTTTATGTCCATGATTGTTGTTTGTATAAATAGATTTCTTTGGAAAAGACTTTTTATTTTAGCTAAAAATAAATATACTCTGGATTAG
- a CDS encoding CsgG/HfaB family protein, protein MFRLKNFKLLLIIFIPLLFFGCMAITPNNASLRATSGPEYITSIHKDLISLPKPEKPIPVAVYKFRDQTGQYKAPGNATNFSTAVTQGATSILIKALEDSGWFIPVEREGLANLLQERKIVLQMRDLYLTEEQKKNFEPLPPLLYAGILFEGGIIGYDSNVTTGGIGAKYFGAGGSAEYRVDRVTVYLRAVSVKNGAVLKTVQTSKTVLSQMLSLGIFRFVRLNRLLEAEAGIAANEPVEMAVQEAIEKAVYDMIIEGVKMGIWGPKDQKEFEKWLTKYETELKEKDYISTERASDSSKTKDSTDIGKKVFQY, encoded by the coding sequence ATGTTTAGATTAAAAAATTTCAAGCTTTTATTGATAATATTTATTCCTCTACTTTTCTTCGGATGCATGGCCATAACTCCGAACAATGCATCACTGAGAGCAACAAGTGGACCTGAATATATAACATCAATTCATAAAGACCTTATATCTTTACCAAAGCCTGAAAAACCTATCCCTGTTGCAGTATATAAATTTCGTGATCAGACAGGTCAATATAAAGCACCGGGAAATGCTACAAATTTCTCTACTGCAGTTACTCAAGGTGCTACTTCAATACTGATAAAAGCACTTGAAGATAGTGGCTGGTTTATCCCTGTAGAGAGAGAAGGATTAGCTAATCTTCTTCAGGAAAGAAAAATCGTGCTTCAGATGAGAGACCTTTATCTTACAGAAGAACAGAAGAAAAACTTTGAACCTCTTCCACCACTTCTTTATGCAGGTATTCTCTTTGAAGGAGGAATAATAGGTTATGATTCTAATGTAACGACAGGAGGAATAGGGGCAAAATACTTTGGTGCTGGAGGTTCTGCAGAGTACAGAGTTGACAGGGTAACCGTATATTTGAGAGCAGTTTCTGTAAAAAATGGAGCTGTTTTGAAAACCGTACAAACTTCAAAAACTGTTTTGTCTCAAATGTTGTCTTTAGGAATTTTTAGATTTGTAAGACTTAACCGATTATTAGAAGCTGAAGCAGGTATAGCAGCAAATGAACCTGTTGAAATGGCTGTTCAGGAAGCCATTGAAAAAGCAGTATATGACATGATAATAGAAGGCGTTAAGATGGGGATTTGGGGACCTAAGGATCAGAAAGAATTTGAAAAATGGCTGACAAAGTATGAAACTGAACTTAAAGAAAAAGATTATATATCAACTGAAAGAGCATCTGATTCATCTAAAACTAAAGACTCAACAGATATTGGTAAAAAAGTTTTTCAATATTAA
- a CDS encoding cellulose synthase subunit BcsC-related outer membrane protein, with protein MKALFCFLLIFLMVSDLYSQEGKQENILKIEKFGDESKVYQSPMETEKLPSKEESIKTERKVIIEKPKAEPIMKKIETRISESLALKKAWKLYEDGKFNEASERFKTLLNSSHRDIALSARLGFAYSLKNLNLHDEAFENFEYLYSKDYKQEEVVKNMVEILLIKQKFSEAEKYAVKLNEEDKSRFLKIIGNEKLKKSFREIEGSRDKRVLLEFLEKIENYLNECLSPEVFFEIAKALKPFEEKEKARDVLEKLLSCKAALELRAGILYELSSLIGVDEMLITVEKEEKAHEEQDYLKKLTSLKLDLYRKKLASLEITSLEIEKIAEQILKIDPEDSSTKALLAWHYYNTRQYEKALSIFSQLNKKEPENEDYLVGIAYCYNALGKDDDLIHLVESSSIYSEKLALVKADAYIRRADKNLSERDYSKAFSTVNKLAKADDPISKQKAGEWYCKQGFPVLASHVDSLNDKACYFKEQFPHLEFEGSYRFKSGDKGFSRLKEFSVPLSFYYPLREGQKLSFRIIQRYVSSGSAGENPYMGTFYNYLNGQAQKNSPVYSKWLIQPEIGYEKEGYPHIDLSISTTPLNGTVSAMPLFNLNLDYRDFWINLHQSSVQESILSIQGQKDPYSNDKWGRVIKTGVQSGLNLNIPAPYWFSIYGEFNYLWGKNVWENYSLEGNLSFGRTFSIDETREFDMGIFYVIQHFRRNTNFFTFGHGGYFSPQIFHMVGPTFRYKIKECCGLSLDIKVSAGYIYYRTDSSPHYPKISGSDSYFNASALNDIRGNYEGESKSKIGGSIDVRFRKNINKNLSFFTYGKGNVSGGYNEWNAGLGLIYYFMP; from the coding sequence ATGAAAGCACTATTTTGTTTTTTATTGATTTTTTTAATGGTTAGTGATCTTTACTCTCAAGAGGGAAAACAGGAAAATATTCTTAAGATTGAAAAGTTTGGAGATGAATCAAAGGTTTATCAGAGTCCTATGGAGACTGAAAAATTACCATCAAAAGAAGAAAGTATAAAAACAGAGAGAAAAGTAATCATAGAAAAACCTAAAGCTGAGCCGATAATGAAAAAAATTGAAACAAGAATATCAGAGAGTTTAGCTTTGAAAAAGGCATGGAAACTGTACGAAGATGGTAAATTTAACGAAGCTTCGGAGAGATTTAAAACTCTTTTAAACTCATCGCATAGGGATATTGCACTATCTGCAAGGCTTGGTTTTGCCTATAGTCTTAAAAATCTCAATTTGCACGATGAAGCCTTTGAAAACTTTGAATACCTTTACAGCAAAGATTACAAACAAGAGGAAGTTGTTAAAAACATGGTTGAGATATTACTTATAAAGCAAAAGTTTTCTGAGGCAGAGAAATATGCAGTTAAGCTAAATGAAGAGGATAAGAGTAGATTTCTAAAAATTATAGGAAATGAAAAGCTAAAGAAGAGTTTCAGAGAGATAGAGGGCAGCAGGGATAAAAGAGTGCTTTTAGAATTTTTGGAGAAAATTGAAAATTATCTAAATGAATGCTTAAGCCCTGAGGTTTTCTTTGAGATTGCAAAGGCATTAAAACCATTTGAAGAGAAGGAAAAAGCAAGGGATGTGCTGGAAAAATTACTATCCTGCAAGGCCGCGCTTGAACTAAGAGCAGGTATACTATATGAACTATCTTCTTTAATAGGCGTAGATGAAATGTTGATAACTGTTGAAAAAGAGGAGAAAGCTCATGAAGAGCAAGACTATTTAAAAAAGTTAACCTCTTTGAAGCTTGACCTTTACAGGAAAAAGCTTGCTTCCTTGGAGATTACCTCTTTAGAGATTGAAAAAATAGCAGAGCAAATTCTTAAGATTGATCCTGAGGATAGTTCAACAAAAGCCTTATTAGCATGGCATTACTACAATACAAGGCAGTATGAAAAGGCATTGAGTATTTTTTCTCAATTAAATAAAAAAGAACCTGAAAATGAAGATTATCTTGTCGGGATAGCCTACTGTTATAATGCTCTTGGGAAAGATGATGACTTAATTCATTTAGTTGAAAGTAGCAGTATTTATTCAGAAAAGCTTGCTCTTGTTAAGGCAGATGCATACATTAGAAGGGCTGATAAAAATCTCAGTGAAAGAGATTACTCAAAGGCTTTTTCAACAGTAAATAAACTGGCAAAAGCTGATGATCCAATATCAAAACAAAAGGCTGGCGAATGGTACTGTAAGCAGGGTTTTCCTGTATTAGCTTCTCATGTGGATTCCTTAAATGATAAAGCCTGTTATTTTAAAGAACAGTTTCCTCATTTAGAATTTGAGGGTTCTTACAGATTTAAATCAGGAGATAAAGGCTTTTCCAGATTAAAGGAATTTAGCGTGCCTTTATCTTTTTACTATCCTCTGAGAGAAGGGCAAAAGCTAAGCTTTAGAATTATTCAAAGATATGTAAGTTCAGGCTCTGCAGGTGAAAATCCCTATATGGGAACTTTTTATAATTATCTTAATGGACAGGCACAAAAAAATAGTCCTGTTTATTCAAAATGGCTTATTCAACCTGAAATAGGCTATGAGAAAGAGGGCTATCCCCATATCGACCTGTCTATTTCTACAACACCTTTAAATGGAACGGTATCTGCCATGCCATTGTTTAATCTCAATCTGGATTATAGAGATTTCTGGATAAATTTACATCAATCCTCTGTACAGGAGTCCATTCTTTCTATTCAGGGGCAGAAGGATCCTTATAGTAATGACAAATGGGGTAGAGTGATTAAAACAGGTGTTCAGTCAGGCTTAAATCTAAATATTCCAGCACCATACTGGTTTTCAATTTACGGTGAGTTTAATTATCTTTGGGGCAAAAATGTCTGGGAAAACTACTCTCTGGAAGGTAATCTGAGCTTTGGCAGAACTTTTTCAATAGATGAAACAAGAGAGTTTGACATGGGAATTTTTTATGTTATTCAGCATTTTAGAAGAAACACCAACTTCTTTACCTTTGGTCATGGAGGATATTTCAGCCCTCAAATTTTTCACATGGTAGGTCCTACTTTTAGATACAAAATAAAAGAGTGTTGTGGATTGAGCCTTGATATAAAGGTATCAGCAGGATACATTTACTACAGAACTGACAGCTCTCCCCATTATCCAAAAATTTCAGGCAGTGACTCCTATTTCAATGCATCAGCTCTTAATGACATTAGAGGTAACTATGAAGGTGAGAGTAAATCAAAAATTGGTGGTAGTATAGATGTGAGATTTAGGAAGAATATTAACAAAAACTTATCCTTTTTTACATATGGAAAGGGCAATGTATCAGGCGGATATAATGAATGGAATGCAGGCTTGGGATTAATATATTATTTCATGCCCTGA
- a CDS encoding helix-turn-helix transcriptional regulator, producing MVILIKIKSKLLNDALCQYVESVSDIEILSESESIKSTPDIVVTDIHNLTEDLVNKYSKSKFLLLDTGIKNEDLVFCLIKYKLRGIFSYNFGIEQFIKALKVIAQGQTWISNNLVQALINREFGDENKIGKIKFTDKESEIIQYVCEGLSNKEIAKNLFISEQTVKSHLHKIFAKLDIKNRSQLIKLYIYNSR from the coding sequence ATGGTAATCCTGATAAAAATAAAATCTAAACTTTTAAATGATGCTCTATGTCAATATGTTGAGAGTGTTAGTGATATTGAAATCCTCTCTGAGTCTGAAAGTATTAAATCTACACCAGATATAGTAGTAACAGATATTCATAACTTAACAGAAGACTTAGTGAATAAATATTCAAAATCTAAATTTTTACTTCTTGATACAGGGATCAAAAATGAAGATCTTGTATTTTGCCTCATTAAATATAAACTAAGAGGAATATTTTCTTATAACTTTGGTATTGAACAATTTATAAAGGCGTTAAAAGTTATCGCCCAGGGTCAAACTTGGATAAGTAATAATTTGGTGCAGGCTCTTATAAATAGAGAATTTGGAGATGAAAATAAAATTGGAAAAATTAAATTTACAGATAAAGAAAGTGAAATTATTCAATATGTTTGTGAAGGTTTATCAAATAAGGAAATAGCTAAAAATTTGTTTATTAGCGAACAAACAGTAAAATCACATTTACACAAAATCTTTGCAAAATTAGACATAAAAAATAGATCCCAATTAATCAAACTTTACATTTACAACTCTCGTTAG
- a CDS encoding curli assembly protein CsgF — translation MKLLSVIAALILFVFITCEANCSELIFQFVSPSFGGNPLNGSFLLQQAQLQNKFKEKTEEKPLLEQFEPMYQAQYLSAILDEAYKNNGANLVDGTYVIGGLTVNVTKDSVNRVITLLVSDPSTGRQTTFQIPYTP, via the coding sequence ATGAAACTATTAAGTGTTATAGCTGCATTAATTTTGTTTGTTTTTATTACTTGCGAAGCAAATTGCAGTGAATTAATCTTTCAGTTTGTAAGCCCGTCTTTTGGAGGGAATCCACTGAATGGTTCTTTTCTACTACAGCAGGCACAACTTCAAAACAAATTTAAAGAAAAAACGGAAGAGAAACCTCTTCTTGAACAATTTGAACCAATGTATCAGGCTCAATATTTAAGTGCTATACTTGACGAGGCATATAAAAATAATGGCGCAAATTTAGTAGACGGAACTTATGTAATAGGTGGACTAACTGTAAATGTTACAAAGGATTCAGTAAACCGTGTAATTACATTATTAGTTTCTGATCCTTCAACAGGCAGACAGACCACTTTTCAAATACCTTATACGCCTTAG
- a CDS encoding ABC transporter ATP-binding protein — protein MEKEIILETRGIKKSFMVGKGREITVLEDINLRIYSGDFVSILGQSGAGKSTLLRIIAGLVEPTEGEVLYRGKPLKKSNAKIAVVFQSFALFPWFTVLENVKVGLVGQGLDEEQIKEKALKAIDLVGLDGFEDAYPRELSGGMRQRVGIARALAVEPEVLLMDEPFSALDVLTADNLRGDIIDLWRDGKMPTKSIILVTHNIEEAVSMSSRAVVLSHNPGKIKAEIPIEMPYPRDKNSRDFKFLLDKIYTVLIKSPEEIPFLLAAGRYQFLPHAKVGAIAGLIELVHDKGGRVDIYALSSELSMEVDDIFPLIEASAILDFGEIKEGDFILTEKGKKWAEADTLEKKEIFKDSVLQNVQLIKQIMQVLSTISKHRVSEEFFIDILKNHFTPEESWNQLETAIDWGRYAELFVYDYDAGELYLEAPETIDM, from the coding sequence ATGGAAAAAGAAATCATACTTGAGACAAGAGGAATTAAAAAATCTTTTATGGTTGGTAAAGGCAGAGAAATAACTGTCTTGGAAGATATTAATCTCAGAATCTACTCAGGTGATTTTGTCTCAATCCTTGGACAATCGGGGGCTGGAAAATCAACTCTTTTAAGAATAATTGCAGGACTTGTTGAGCCAACTGAAGGGGAGGTTCTATACAGAGGAAAACCTCTAAAGAAAAGCAATGCAAAAATAGCAGTGGTTTTTCAGAGTTTTGCTCTTTTTCCATGGTTTACCGTATTGGAAAATGTCAAAGTAGGACTTGTAGGACAGGGATTAGATGAAGAACAGATAAAAGAAAAGGCTTTAAAAGCAATTGATCTTGTTGGACTTGACGGATTTGAAGATGCCTATCCAAGAGAATTAAGTGGTGGAATGCGTCAGAGAGTTGGAATTGCAAGAGCTCTTGCTGTTGAACCAGAAGTTTTGCTTATGGATGAACCATTTTCAGCTCTCGATGTGCTTACAGCTGATAACTTAAGAGGTGATATTATTGATTTGTGGAGAGATGGTAAAATGCCAACAAAGTCAATTATTCTTGTCACTCACAATATTGAGGAAGCTGTGAGTATGTCAAGCCGAGCTGTTGTATTAAGTCATAATCCAGGGAAAATTAAGGCTGAAATACCTATTGAAATGCCTTATCCAAGAGATAAAAATTCAAGAGATTTTAAGTTTTTGTTAGATAAAATTTATACTGTGCTTATAAAATCACCTGAAGAAATTCCTTTCCTGCTTGCTGCAGGTAGATATCAATTTCTTCCTCATGCAAAAGTTGGAGCAATCGCAGGACTTATTGAACTTGTTCATGACAAGGGTGGAAGGGTTGATATCTATGCTTTAAGTTCAGAATTGAGCATGGAAGTTGATGATATTTTCCCATTGATAGAAGCTTCTGCAATTCTTGACTTTGGAGAGATTAAAGAGGGTGACTTTATTCTTACTGAAAAGGGTAAAAAATGGGCAGAGGCAGATACTCTTGAGAAAAAAGAAATTTTTAAAGATTCTGTCCTTCAAAATGTGCAACTAATTAAACAAATAATGCAGGTTTTATCAACAATTTCAAAACACAGAGTTTCTGAGGAGTTTTTTATCGATATTCTTAAGAATCACTTCACTCCAGAGGAATCATGGAATCAGCTTGAGACAGCCATAGATTGGGGAAGATACGCAGAACTCTTTGTATATGATTATGATGCTGGAGAGCTCTACCTTGAAGCACCAGAAACAATTGATATGTGA